The sequence GTGATAGAGATAGATACCTGAGAGTTGCCACCATGATCCTCTATgtcctcatcctcatcagcTTCCACtacaacacaaacaaaaagcTCTTAGAAGCTCTAGTAGTCATTGCGAAAGGAGCAAAATATAACAAGACGAGAGTAGTAAAATAGGTAAGATAGGAGGAAGGAACACCCACAATCATTTATCCCAGCAAGAGCCAACAATCTAGCAGCCATATCTCTGTCTTCAGCATCCTGTAGAGCTCTTGCATAGGCCTCATCGCTAGAGAAGACAGCAGGGTCGAATTCAATACTGGGGTTATTTTCTTCTCCAGCTAAGTCGTTGTTGCCATGAGCATGAGCATGGACATCGAAAGCATCTTCATCATTGTCATCAGCACCATCAATTCTCTCATCGTCAGTCTCGTCATGTGGATCATTAAAATCTTCATCCTCATCGTcctcgtcgtcatcatcatcatcaaggaCATAGCTTCCAGCCTCCCAACTTCCATAATCACTACCTTCATTGTTGATTCGGAGCATCATGTATGCCCTTTCCTACTCCACAAACCAATCAAGGCCAATTCAACCACAACAGAACAGATaactactctactctactctactctactagCAGTAATTTATAGGACAAGAAGTTGGGTCCAAAATTCAAATAGCATCAGAAATTACAAGAGACCCATTTATatgtataagaaaaaaataaaataaaacccaattgagagagagacctgTTCCTGAAGGGTACGAGCAAGAGCGAGGTCAGCATCGACCTGACTGAGATTAGTAAAGGgagttcttgttgttgttgttgttgatgatgaggGCTGACGTGGCGACTGAGGGGGTTGGTCCACGTCGGatccatttctttcttcttcttgttgctGTTCCTCAACAACAAGATTGATAGAAGAATTAGGGttgtgttcttgttcttgttcttgttcttgttgggTATTATTTAATTTGTCCTGGGAATCCTTATTCTCCATAGATAGAAAGATAGATAGAAAGCAAAGACACACAGAGagaattcaaaaaaacaaacaggAATTGGAATTTGGAGGAGAGATCTAAATATCGAAAAGGAGAGAGtgctattcttttcttttcttttggaatGGAGGGAATATTAAGGGATTATTCAAGAATCTATCCGTCTGAGGAGGCGCCGATAGAAAGAGAAGACAAACggaaaaagatagagagagcGTAGTATCAATATATTTTACTCTCTCATATGATAtaacccttcttcttttttcttctttttttttttttttttttgagaaaaaaatagaaaataacacTTAGTTGAAAGAACTTTGTAACAatgttttcaaactatttaaaaaactaacatcttaaatgtttttataaaaaataaaaattatttaagataTTTAGTATTGTTAAGTTTTTATCATGGGTATGTGGATCATGAgtcttttttatggtttggttttatatttttgtaatgggtatgatatttttgtttaacaaaacttatattagatttaatgaaaattttaatgagtATGAAATGGATAatgagtgtgtttgtatgtgatgcGGGGTTAGCATATGTGATTGTAAATCAAAAAAATAGCTCTTCATCCATGTTGTCGTCCATAACCAAAAACATCCAAAACAACCTCCAGAaaggagaaagaagaaataTGGACCACAAATATAAAATGTGGACTTACGAGCAAGTCACCGGTAGTCCAACAGGGATCTGGTCATCCAAAGAAGGTACAATCATCCATACCATATTCAAGTATAACTGACCAACAAAGACTTACTAAATTTTTGTGTGATTTCTACAATCTCAAATGGTTAGACCACTAACCCACATCTCAGAACGTGGGGTGAATTCTCCGAAGTTCGCTCTACTCTCCCCACTAAAACCATACAACTCCTATGATGCTAGTGGCACCCAACAAGTAAATCAACTCCgaactctctataaaaggacCGACCTCATCCAACCAAGGTACATTTTTACTATTCATTCACTCACTATCCTCgtgttctagagagaaaactgacttaacTGTTAGGGTGTCCTTGACCGATTCACCTCAGTCACCTTCGATAGTTACTTTCTACCTTCTCAGGTCACCCAACCGTCAATAAAGTCCGGAGCATTCAGCCTACTAATTTTTgagcatcatcagttggcgccgtctataGGAAGTTTCTAAGTGTTAACCACTTTGTTTTCTAAGACAAAAGGTTGCATGGTTCGGACTAGGTCAATGACCACGAGTCAAGAGCACCAGGAGAGTGGAAACGCTTCCAGTAATCCCAATCGTGCACCACCACTAGCATCTGCTCCGCTACCAGTGTCCATCTAGCAACAGTTGTAGTCAATGGCAGACTTAACACACCAAAACCAAGAGTTAACTCGAGAAGTTAACAAACATAAGCAACGTTGTCCGCGTTATACTGAAGGCCTTGGGCAGAACTCAAAGGCTAAAGAAATGAAGAATAATGTTGAAGGCAGAGATTAGTCAGGAGACATCATCACACGTAGGGTGCCACATTTGGAGAAGGAGATGTATCAAATGAAGAAGGCCATGGAAGAGATGAGGGACTTCATAAAAAGGACGAACCATGTGGAGGATCTTGTCCACAAAACTAACTCTCCCTTCACCGTGTCCATCACTAGTCACCCCTTGTCATCCAAGTTCAAAATGCCCACCTTAGACTCATATGAAGGAATGCGGGATCATATCACCACATTCAAGACAACTATACATCTCCAAGGATTTTTAGATGAGATAATGTGCAAAGTTTTTCCTACCACACTTAAAGGCTTAGCCTAAGTATGGTTCGGCAAAATATCACCAAATACTATAACTTCCTTCTAGGAGTTAAGTAAGTTGTTCATCAACAGCTTTGTCGGAGGTCAAAGGCATACGCGCTCCTCGTCCAATTTGTTGAACATGGAGCAAGGGAAGAACGCGAGTCTGCGATCTTTCATCAATCATTTTAATAGAGAAGCCTTGTTGGTAGATGAGATGGACAACAAAATCTTGTTGGCAGCCTTCCATAACAGAGTCACTTTAGATCTGTTCATTCACAAGTTGTATGACCAAGAGCCACAGACGATGGTCGAGTTGATTCATTCAGCCCAAAGTTTCATGAATTCAAAAGAAGCGATCATTGCTAAATAGAAGAAAAAGGCTGAAGGAGCAAATGCTGAGTATGCACGTCATCTAGAGCAGGGCCTTTATCCAAAGAAGGCCAAaacaagagaaaagagagatagagatggcAAGAAAGCAGGATCTTTCTCAGGACAATACTCGATCTATACATCCTTGAATGCCCTGCTCAACCAAGTGCTGATGCAGATCAAGGGTGATCTTTCCTTGAAGTGGCTAGAGAAGATGAAGGGGGATCCCGGTAAGTGAAATAAGAGTAAGTATTGCCATTTTCATAGAGATCATGGACACGACATGGATGAGTGTTACGACTTAAAGCAGCAAATTAAAGTTCTTATGAAGCAGGGAAAGTTGAAGAATTTCCTTGGACAAGACCACAAGGATGAAAGGCTACCATTAAAAGGGCAAAGTAGAAGAACTAATGCGTCaaccactaggagaaataatgGTTATTGTGGGAGGAATATCAACCAGAAGCTCGTTTAAAGCCAAAAAGACTTACTTACGGGTAGTTCAAAATGTTCAACTCATTGGCCGCTCGCCAAGGATGTCCAAGGCAGACGAGCTAGCTATCACTTTCATAGATGAAGATGCAAGGAGATTACATCATCCTCATAACGATGCGATCGTTATTACTTTGACGATTGCAAATTACACAACAAGAAGAGTGTTAGTAGATAATGGGAGTTTTGCAAATATCCTCTACTATCTGGCCTTTCAGCAGATGAGGATTAGCAAGGAATTACTTCATTGTGAATGTGCCTTGGATTAggtttggaggaatgaaggttcTACCAATAGGCACGGCTCTTACCCATGACAGATCAATAAGGAAGCAAACTTCCTCGTTGTAGATTGCTTGTCCTCATATAATGCTATCATAAGACGGCCAATTTTGAATAGTTGGAGAGTTGCAACATCTACTTATCACTTGTTTATTAAATTCCCGATGGAATACGGCATAGAAGAAGTACAAGGAGACTAGCTGGTGGCTAGAGAATGTTACTTGGCTATGTTAGCAATGGACGGgaagatgcagatgatgaatattgaagaaagaaaaatagttgTCAAGGTAATTGAAGTATTGGAAGATGTTCCCTTGGACGAATCCAACCCGGAAAAGTTTACTAGAATCAGGGAGAAGACGAAGCAAGATCTCGTCCAATTCCTCAAGAAAAGCAaggatgtgtttgcttggagccatgaagacatgcctgggaTTAACCCAAGTGTAATTACTCAACATTTATATGTGTCCTCATCCTACAAGCCCGTCTGTCAGAAAAGAAGAGTGTTCGCCCCAGAatgagacaatgccatcaaagaaaaaGTCCAGGAGTTGGTAACAACGGAATTCATCCGTGAAGTctactaccctgattggctaGCAAATGTAATGATGGTAAAAAAGGCTAATGGCAAATGGAGGACATGTGTGGACTTCATAGATTTGAACAAAGTATGCCTTAAGGATAATTATCCCCCTCCACACATTGACTAGCTGGTAGATTCAACAGCTGGGCACCAATTACTAAGCTCCATGGATGAATTCTTAGGGTCCAACCAGATCAAGATGAACGAGGCAGACTAGGAGAAAACATCCATCATCACAAGCAAAGGTTTGTTTTGCTATAAAGTAAtaccttttggtttgaaaaatgcaggtgGTTAATCATATGTTTCATCCATAAATTGGCTGAAATGTTAAAGTATATATGGACGACATGCTGGTTAAAAGCGCAAAGAAGACACAGCACCTAGATGACCTCTAGGAGACTTTTAACACACTTAGATGATACaacatgaagttgaatccaagcaaatgcacCTTCAGAGTTTCATTAGGAAAGTTCCTTGGTTTCATGGTCTCACAAAGGGGAATTGAAGCAAACCGTGATAAGATCCGAGCGATACTAAGCATGGAGCCACAAAAGAATGTCAAAGAAGTGCAAAGTCTCACTGGACGAGTAGCAGCTTTTAACAGATTTGTCTCAAaggctactgacaagtgtttgccattaTTTAGGGTGTTAAGGAAAGCTTTCAATTGGACGAACGAGTGTCAGCAAGCATTCAAAGAACTCAAGACGTATCTCACAACAACTCCCTTGTTGAGCCCGTCCAAGTCAAGTGAGGAACTGTACCTCTATTTAGTAGTTTCTCCTTATGCAGTGAGCTAAGCCTTAGtcaaagaagaaggaaaggccCAGAAGCCCGTCTACTACACCAGCAAGACGTTAAGAGGAGCTAAAGGATGATACCCCCCAATAGAGTAGTCAAGGCCGGCTCAATAGGTGATGCAATTGATGCAatcgcctaaggcccccaaataaaagaaggccactacaaaaaaagagtCTACTAGCGAGGATAGAATACCctcacaaaaattcaaatatcgtcGCAAAAAGTTATTAGCGAGGGCATATGGCCCTCGAAGGCCGTCGTATTTGCTCTTGTTGCTAAAAGAGATTTTGCGACCATACCTTCGCAAATAGATAATTTGCGAGGGCAATCCACTGTCATTACTGAACAAATCTGCCCTCACAAATATATTACCAAACGACGAGAAAATTCGACGACTTATTTTTAGCAAGGGGAAGCAGTCGTCGTTAAAAACTATTTGTGAGGACCTTTATACCCTCACAATTAGTTATTTGCAAATTCTAAATTGACAACATAACTTTTTAGTGACAAATAATGGTAttgctaaaatttatttgtgagggCTTTTAACCCCTCgtaacttatttttagcgaGAGAAAACAGTCATCGTTAATAACTATTTGTGAGGACCTTTATACCCTCGCAATTAGTTATTTCCGAATTTCAAATTAATGACAAGACAAATAATGTCgtcgctaaaatttatttttaagggaTTTTAACCCCTCGCATTTAGCTAGGAATAATAATAGTGACGACATTAAGCTGTCACTTAAAACGTTTTTGCATGGGGTTAAAGGGCGTCACTATTCTTTAAATTGCGAGGGACTTTGTTGTCACTATAAATTCATTTATgaccaaatttttatgtcatcaatgataatattttatataatttttgaaatattttattatttatttatttttaatttattttatatcatttttgttaaactaCCATATTACAATAGTacaataattactaaaaattgataCAATAGTACAATAATTACTCAAAATGATCCATCGAaagataaaaattcatataagttcaaactttaaaatatagaatatacaaagaaatcCTGAAATTAAAccttattttaaacttaaacaacTAGAATTATGCCAAGATCTATATTAGTCTTCCTCTGAGTCACCCTCCAAGCTGTTTTCGACCTCCTTATCATTGTTTGAGTTGTACTCTTCATCTTTGGTAGTACCatccttaaaataaataaataaataattttaaaaaaaagcattaaacatgagttaaaatgaaacaattaaaGTGAATTTGTATTTGTATCAATGCTTCAATAAATAAGTACACATATTACTATATCAAATCtaatcatataataatatatcataaacaacagtaataactttttttttttaatttaacaacgataataacttaatttgattacttaaaccactataaaaattaaatataaattaaaataatataacaattcCGGATTTATGTGCAACAGTCAACAAGACCCTATATATAATCCAAAGCTTGAAGTCAGAAAAATATATCTTGGCCCTTGAAGTTAACAAAAGTGAAACTTCAAGTCCAAACCTAGCCACTGGTTACAATAGGTTCACCCAATGCAAACCTTGGCCAATACTATTAATTATCAAATTGCTATTTTTGTGAATCAAAGTGAATTGGTAGCTAGCTAGCTACTTGCAAATCTCCGTACGAATCTCGCATGCAAATCAAAAGCAGGCCAACAGGGTTATCAGAGAATCAATGCCATCATTCATCAGATCAGACCCAGAATCCTAGGCAAGGTTGAAGCTTGTAAGCAACTAGCCAAGTGCTGGAATTCTGGGTCTCTTAAGGAACACATTACAAACTAATTCATTTCAAAACCATTTACATAGTTCAGAACAAACAAGCCGTTTTCTGTGAATTTCCCTtccaaatttttgttataatgcaactttattaacattttaaagcttatttaaaaccaaaaaaaaaatgctaactGCATAGAAATATTTGTTTCTATTCAAATCCTCACCCATCTCTAAATTAGCTAGAATGAGCAATACGCATTGTGCTATGACAAAACAATTACAATAAGACTGTCCTAATTAGCAATTGATTATGCCAATTACAATATTCATATTCCTAAAAACAATGATAATACCATAGTCAAAACTAATGTGTGACatatttgaattcaattttGATGTTTTCCCCCACTGATTATGAACACAGCTACAAAAGTTATTCACTTGTCTAAGACACATGCAACCTATTTTACCAAAGCTGACAAACTTCCATCAATTACAACTTGCCACCCCAACATATTATCGAAAGAATGTAATTTTTTACTGTAAACTTAACATTGCTCACTAGAAGTAAATTTATGTAAACTAACTTTATTTCAACACTAATCACCTCAAGGATTCATATTTCTACAGATAACAACTTAGCAACTCAACGATATTATTaaggattttactaatgtgtgaAATGTGTTCCGGCTCAAAATGGTATAATGTGGTTTAAGTCACCATAGTGACATAAAACGTTAACTGTGTACAAGTCATTAGCCCCACGCCAGTCTCGCAAGCAACCTGATAGACCCACGCCGATCTCGCAAGCAAATCATCAAACCCACAGccaaaacccatcaccaaaACTACCAGACCATCAGATCCTCGCCGATCTTGCAAGCAAACCACTAGACCCACACCAATATCACCACAaaaaatcacccaaaaaaaCACCACTACCACCGTGAGATAGATAGTGAGGATTgaatgagagacagagacagacacagagagagagaggaagagagaggcTGGGTTTGGGGATGAGAGGTTGTGAAGAGAGATATTTTGGgattaaaatatattagaatTTTTAGAACGGTGGCACtatggcaaattttttttacaagtttaCATGTTTAGCATTCCGACTGCTGTGCTGCTTTGGTCCTCACATGCTAAATTTTCCTTACATTTGGCATATATTGTATTaattgtgaatgctcttatttattattatatttttaaattatagatATGCCCAGTTTTGAGAATAgatgcatatatatttttattatattaaggTAAAGATATCATTtacctttctaaaaaaaaaaatatatatatatatttgcctcgtgatatatatacataggcAATTGTAGATATACACGAGTTAAATTTTGCCAAAGAAATAGATAAACAACATGTTTATTTAGAAGGGGACTATCTTTCAACATAATCTATGGTTTGAAGTATTTAAAGTCCatcttatttatacttttatttttagaagaaatattatttatacttttttcgATGAGAGAGTATCAATCTCATTTATACTTGacttaaataaaaagatataaatactTGGCAAACTCATTAATCCAAGATTTTAATCACAAAAGGCCGTAAAGTccaaaatttattgatgacattatTAGTAGTTGCACACACTATGTAACAAGTTTTGGACTTCCAATATAAGTCCTTGTACTACTATTTTTTATGTTCCTATAATCAAAACTtgctatatatttatttaactttctttataaaataactaaagtttttaagtgaaaaaaaaaaatcaaatatatggCATATCACGATTGGTGAAATTAACtttagtttgtttatttttctaaaaaaattaaaaataaaaaagaactttaATTGACATGTCATGTTTTACTATTTATTCTAATGTTGTTTTTGGTCTTCCTCAACCTTTTTTTGATTGctcaacttgaatcaactcGCTCTTTTTTACTAATGCATAAGCTACCCATGTATGAACATAATCAAAGCATCTCAATTCACtctccctcaattttttttcatcactagGGGCCTAACCATAATCAAGACCTAATTTTGATTGTCCTTTTAAAATGTGTGCAACATAGATTAAACAAGACTCTTGCCCAATCTCGAGGACATATGTCCCATGGTCTCATACATGCTGTGAGCACCAAATCCTGCTTAAACAATGGTATTTGGGCCCCCAATTAATTTGTATGTGGCCTTTGTCACAATCCTACCAATTGGGCTCTGAGCTTCACTTGGTTTGCCTTCTCCTAGCATTAATGCACCTCCCTCACCATGTTTTCCCTTCGTTCCCTCAAAACTTTTTCTAATAGATTTTTCTTACTAATATATGTTGACATCCAAATATAAATTTCCAAAttattccaataaaaaaaattctaataatattttacaaaaaaaagaaaagaaaagaacaagatCCCACCT comes from Castanea sativa cultivar Marrone di Chiusa Pesio chromosome 3, ASM4071231v1 and encodes:
- the LOC142629540 gene encoding E3 ubiquitin ligase BIG BROTHER-related-like, with product MENKDSQDKLNNTQQEQEQEQEHNPNSSINLVVEEQQQEEERNGSDVDQPPQSPRQPSSSTTTTTRTPFTNLSQVDADLALARTLQEQERAYMMLRINNEGSDYGSWEAGSYVLDDDDDDEDDEDEDFNDPHDETDDERIDGADDNDEDAFDVHAHAHGNNDLAGEENNPSIEFDPAVFSSDEAYARALQDAEDRDMAARLLALAGINDLEADEDEDIEDHGGNSQDTWEEVDPDELSYEELLALGDVVGTESRGLSADIIASLPSINYKSGSSQNGSSNDSCVICRLDYEDGETLTVLSCKHSYHPECINNWLNINKVCPVCSAEVSVCGNS